Proteins from one Listeria weihenstephanensis genomic window:
- a CDS encoding MFS transporter, translated as MEKKWYYAILVIFTTCGFSFSSWISRTPELRDALHASTGTMGIILLGLSMGSILGLVLSNIFVRARGGRFAIITSAFFMFSGFIALSAGALIASQIMVFAALFIFGMGAGMCNVAMNLEGTEIEYRIKKTILPVLHAMFSIGTLAGAGVGVLFIKFGLSVSLHLTIVACLLFATLLIATRYVPAGIGKDSVADKKASKEDTAADKRLWLNKRTVALAIMALCLAFVEGSANDWIPLAMVDGYNVSHSFSTVIYGVFLTGMISGRLVSGKLIDTYGRVLLLRIAVALAAIGLLLVILKISVVVCVTAIFLWGLGASLGFPMTISAAGDESQYAVRRVSLVTLAGYGASLAGPPLLGFLANYFGLLNAFIFVLIAICVAGLFTSNVAKIRQTS; from the coding sequence ATGGAGAAAAAGTGGTATTATGCGATTTTAGTTATTTTTACGACGTGTGGATTTAGCTTTTCGAGTTGGATTTCGCGAACGCCAGAGTTGCGGGATGCCTTGCATGCGTCGACGGGAACGATGGGAATTATTTTACTCGGATTGTCGATGGGGTCGATTTTAGGGCTCGTGCTTTCGAATATATTTGTCCGAGCGCGTGGCGGGCGATTCGCGATTATAACGAGTGCGTTTTTTATGTTCAGTGGTTTCATCGCGCTTTCGGCAGGGGCGCTGATCGCTAGCCAAATCATGGTTTTCGCAGCGCTGTTCATTTTTGGAATGGGCGCTGGGATGTGTAATGTGGCGATGAATTTAGAAGGAACCGAGATTGAATATCGGATCAAAAAGACCATTTTGCCAGTGTTGCACGCGATGTTCAGTATTGGAACGCTTGCGGGAGCTGGAGTCGGGGTTCTTTTCATCAAGTTCGGGTTATCGGTTAGTCTGCATTTGACGATTGTCGCGTGTTTGTTGTTTGCGACGTTGCTGATTGCGACGCGCTATGTACCGGCGGGGATCGGCAAAGATTCGGTGGCGGATAAGAAAGCGAGCAAGGAAGATACTGCCGCAGACAAGCGATTGTGGTTGAATAAGCGGACTGTGGCGCTTGCGATTATGGCGTTATGCCTCGCGTTTGTTGAAGGATCTGCGAACGATTGGATTCCGCTTGCGATGGTCGATGGCTACAATGTTTCGCACAGTTTTAGTACGGTTATTTATGGCGTGTTCTTGACAGGAATGATTAGCGGACGCCTTGTGAGTGGCAAGTTAATCGACACGTATGGCCGGGTTTTACTGCTGCGTATCGCGGTGGCTTTGGCTGCTATCGGCCTGCTTCTAGTCATCCTGAAAATTTCGGTTGTAGTGTGTGTTACCGCGATTTTCTTATGGGGACTCGGCGCTTCGCTCGGTTTCCCAATGACGATTTCGGCGGCTGGGGACGAGAGCCAGTATGCGGTGAGGCGAGTGAGTTTGGTGACGCTGGCAGGTTACGGAGCATCGCTTGCAGGACCTCCGTTACTTGGATTTCTAGCGAACTATTTTGGTCTGCTGAACGCGTTTATTTTCGTGCTTATCGCGATTTGTGTGGCTGGCTTGTTTACGAGTAATGTTGCGAAAATCCGGCAAACTTCATAA
- a CDS encoding S-(hydroxymethyl)glutathione dehydrogenase/class III alcohol dehydrogenase, producing the protein MKSRAAVAFAPGKPLEIVEIDVEAPKKGEVLVQITDTAVCHTDAYTLSGDDPEGVFPAVLGHEGGGIVIEIGEGVTSVAVGDHVIPLYTAECGECEYCTSGKTNLCQAVRETQGKGLMPDGTTRFSYNGEPIYHYMGTSTFSEYTVIPEISLAKINPEAPLEKACLLGCGVTTGIGAVHNTAKVQAGDTVAVFGLGAIGLAVIQGAVQAKAGRIIAIDTNPDKFTLAKEMGATDFVNPKDHTRPIQEVIVEMTNGGVDFSFECIGNTDVMRSALECCHKGWGESVIIGVAAAGKEISTRPFQLVTGRVWRGSAFGGVKGRSELPGMVEQAMQGEIQLDPFITHTLPFASINEAFDLLHNGKSIRTVLSYD; encoded by the coding sequence ATGAAATCACGTGCAGCAGTGGCCTTTGCGCCTGGAAAACCTCTTGAAATCGTTGAAATTGACGTAGAGGCTCCGAAAAAAGGGGAAGTTTTAGTTCAAATTACAGATACGGCGGTTTGTCATACGGATGCTTATACGCTTTCTGGTGATGATCCTGAAGGCGTTTTCCCAGCCGTTTTAGGGCATGAGGGTGGCGGTATTGTCATCGAGATTGGCGAAGGAGTGACAAGTGTGGCGGTTGGCGATCATGTGATTCCGCTTTATACAGCCGAATGTGGCGAGTGTGAATACTGTACGTCTGGTAAAACGAATCTTTGTCAGGCGGTCCGCGAGACGCAAGGTAAGGGGCTTATGCCGGACGGGACGACGCGTTTTTCTTACAACGGTGAGCCGATTTACCATTACATGGGCACGAGCACGTTTAGCGAATACACCGTTATCCCAGAGATTTCGCTTGCAAAAATTAACCCGGAGGCGCCGCTTGAAAAAGCGTGTTTGCTAGGTTGTGGCGTAACGACTGGAATTGGCGCGGTTCACAATACAGCGAAAGTTCAAGCCGGCGATACGGTGGCGGTGTTTGGACTTGGCGCGATTGGTTTGGCCGTAATTCAAGGCGCGGTGCAGGCTAAGGCTGGTCGGATTATCGCGATTGATACGAACCCGGATAAATTTACGCTGGCAAAAGAGATGGGCGCGACGGACTTTGTGAATCCGAAAGATCATACGCGGCCGATTCAAGAAGTGATTGTTGAGATGACGAATGGTGGCGTGGACTTTAGTTTTGAGTGTATCGGGAATACCGATGTGATGCGTTCAGCGCTGGAATGTTGTCATAAAGGTTGGGGCGAGAGCGTGATTATCGGCGTTGCGGCGGCTGGAAAAGAGATTAGTACGCGTCCATTCCAACTTGTGACGGGTCGCGTGTGGCGCGGGTCTGCTTTTGGCGGCGTGAAGGGGCGTAGTGAGTTGCCGGGCATGGTGGAGCAAGCGATGCAGGGCGAGATTCAGTTGGACCCGTTTATTACGCATACTTTGCCATTTGCGAGCATTAATGAGGCGTTTGACTTGTTGCATAACGGTAAATCGATTCGGACGGTGCTTTCGTATGACTGA
- a CDS encoding HAD-IIB family hydrolase encodes MIKLVITDMDGTFLNSKGDFNRELYREVKQLMLDKNVAFAPCTGKQCDRVEQIFGPEDSRDLWILGDSASRIKRNGEFVYESLIKNEMGLAIIAKLEAIRLDYVIIACTSAGAIVKDTIDEAIFNKMKNSYSELRKVADFNDIDLDFVKITVYDAKEDCFNTRDQLAEFFDKAHIVASEAAWIDITDVGVHKGTTVARLQEILGVTHDETMVFGDGLNDLELMEAGLYSFAMRNGFQETKDAANYIVRSNDEDGVLQTIKQILALQ; translated from the coding sequence ATGATTAAATTAGTGATTACGGATATGGATGGAACGTTTTTGAACAGTAAGGGAGATTTCAATCGCGAGCTTTATCGTGAGGTGAAACAGTTGATGTTAGACAAAAATGTGGCTTTCGCGCCATGTACTGGCAAGCAATGTGATCGTGTGGAGCAGATTTTTGGCCCAGAGGATAGTCGCGATTTATGGATTTTAGGAGATAGTGCATCCCGAATTAAGCGTAATGGTGAATTTGTTTATGAGTCGCTTATTAAAAATGAGATGGGGCTTGCGATTATTGCAAAACTAGAAGCGATTCGTTTGGATTATGTGATTATTGCATGTACGTCGGCGGGCGCGATTGTGAAGGATACGATCGATGAGGCTATATTTAATAAAATGAAAAATTCGTATTCGGAGTTGCGCAAAGTTGCGGATTTTAACGATATTGACCTTGATTTTGTTAAAATTACCGTTTATGATGCAAAAGAGGATTGTTTTAACACGCGTGATCAGTTGGCGGAGTTTTTCGATAAGGCGCATATTGTCGCTTCGGAGGCGGCTTGGATCGATATTACGGATGTGGGCGTTCACAAAGGAACAACGGTGGCGCGACTTCAGGAAATACTGGGTGTGACGCATGACGAGACGATGGTATTTGGTGATGGTCTGAACGATTTGGAGCTCATGGAGGCTGGATTGTATAGTTTTGCGATGCGAAATGGTTTTCAAGAGACGAAGGATGCGGCGAATTATATTGTGAGATCGAATGACGAGGACGGCGTACTGCAAACAATCAAGCAGATTTTAGCGTTACAATAA
- the fghA gene encoding S-formylglutathione hydrolase, producing MTEKLELLEEHRSFDGVQLKYRHYSTVLGCDMTFSLFLPNKEEFETPPLVWWLSGLTCTDDNFTHKAGAQKKAAELGVAMLMPDTSPRGDGVADSADWDLGQGAGFYVNATEEPWARNYKMYDYIVTELTAIARDEFGLTGPESIMGHSMGGHGALVIGLRNSGRFCSISAFAPIVNPMEVPWGLKAFDAYLGADRETWSEWDATKLLVEYDGRTQTPILIDQGTGDSFYDGQLQPAKLAEIADEQGYPLALRMQDGYDHSYYFIASFIEEHLEFHQKYL from the coding sequence ATGACTGAAAAACTGGAATTGCTGGAGGAACATCGGAGTTTTGACGGTGTTCAGTTGAAGTATCGGCATTATTCGACGGTTCTTGGTTGCGACATGACGTTTAGCTTGTTTTTGCCGAACAAGGAGGAATTTGAGACACCGCCGCTCGTTTGGTGGCTGTCAGGCTTGACGTGTACGGATGATAATTTTACGCATAAGGCGGGCGCGCAGAAAAAGGCCGCGGAACTGGGTGTGGCGATGTTGATGCCGGATACGAGTCCTCGCGGGGATGGTGTTGCGGATAGCGCGGATTGGGATTTGGGTCAGGGGGCTGGGTTTTATGTGAACGCGACGGAGGAACCTTGGGCGCGGAACTACAAGATGTATGATTATATCGTGACGGAGCTTACGGCGATTGCGCGGGACGAGTTCGGATTAACAGGACCCGAGTCGATTATGGGGCATTCGATGGGTGGACATGGCGCGCTGGTTATTGGTTTGCGCAATTCAGGACGCTTCTGCTCAATTTCGGCTTTTGCGCCGATTGTGAATCCGATGGAGGTTCCGTGGGGATTGAAAGCGTTTGATGCGTATTTGGGCGCGGATCGGGAAACTTGGTCGGAATGGGATGCGACGAAGCTGTTGGTGGAATATGACGGCCGTACGCAGACGCCGATTTTGATTGATCAGGGAACTGGGGATTCGTTCTATGATGGACAATTGCAGCCAGCGAAATTGGCTGAGATTGCGGATGAGCAAGGTTATCCATTGGCGCTACGCATGCAAGATGGCTACGATCACAGCTATTATTTCATCGCGAGTTTTATCGAGGAACATTTAGAATTTCATCAAAAATATTTATAA
- a CDS encoding ROK family protein, with protein MENKHVVKEANLNKVRAVLFKYGSATKAKLASESDISTVTVNGLVKELVEAGEFIGGELIHPKIGRPSVHYHFNYDFEHYLLISIQETAGKLHIVAQVVNMQGNVKITRDVLMEVVDISRVIDVVTEVLDQKIAISNIAISIPGKKIGSQIAVSWRDELNGWDLETEIGERFGIPVHVENDANLATVGYCREMDVPNRDYVVGIYYLPMSMPGASLFYNNHLFRGQEGLAGEIRYLPQFIGQGLPNSFEESARNLIDIICIYNSLLAPHTFVIHMEGLSKSDLETLILENGILEQQPNKPNIYCGDSFDKDVMAGLQWLAMSNVAFIDLK; from the coding sequence ATGGAAAATAAGCATGTCGTAAAAGAGGCGAATTTGAATAAAGTAAGAGCTGTTTTATTTAAATATGGATCGGCGACAAAAGCGAAATTAGCAAGTGAATCGGATATAAGTACGGTCACGGTCAATGGACTTGTCAAAGAACTTGTGGAGGCTGGAGAGTTTATCGGTGGAGAATTAATTCATCCCAAGATCGGCCGGCCATCTGTGCACTATCATTTTAATTATGATTTTGAGCATTATCTCTTAATTTCTATTCAAGAAACGGCCGGGAAATTGCATATTGTTGCGCAAGTTGTGAATATGCAAGGTAACGTAAAAATAACGCGAGACGTCCTTATGGAAGTCGTTGATATCAGCAGGGTTATCGACGTTGTTACAGAAGTATTGGATCAAAAAATAGCTATCTCAAATATTGCAATTTCGATTCCAGGTAAAAAAATCGGCTCCCAAATTGCGGTTAGTTGGCGCGATGAGCTCAATGGTTGGGATTTAGAAACAGAAATCGGAGAGCGGTTCGGGATTCCCGTCCATGTCGAAAATGACGCGAATCTTGCAACGGTCGGATATTGCAGAGAAATGGATGTTCCTAATCGGGACTATGTTGTTGGCATCTATTATTTGCCGATGAGCATGCCTGGCGCCAGTCTTTTCTACAATAATCATCTTTTTAGAGGACAGGAAGGTTTGGCTGGTGAAATTCGTTATTTGCCGCAGTTTATTGGGCAGGGATTACCTAATTCGTTTGAGGAATCGGCGCGAAATTTGATAGATATTATTTGTATTTACAACAGCCTGCTCGCACCGCACACGTTTGTGATTCATATGGAAGGTTTGAGTAAGTCTGATCTGGAAACATTGATTTTAGAAAATGGCATTTTGGAGCAACAGCCAAATAAACCGAACATTTATTGCGGGGACTCGTTTGATAAGGATGTTATGGCGGGGCTGCAGTGGCTAGCGATGTCGAATGTAGCGTTTATTGATCTTAAATAA
- a CDS encoding putative mucin/carbohydrate-binding domain-containing protein, which produces MKNRKIRTIFMSILLLAVVTIATTMGIKAEAAKMEKKLYTLENPTWLRNQGFTKGLDHDKQGLGVVLPKNETIEIRQVNTNFKGNVTLELLNEDRLEESATTIGSSWVTVTATTDSVPFVRTTYTSDPNPPIVEYKVSDAAPALPTFNQGDNEADFFKKWDETNASFGLIGNKYIQILVPKGDKPYLKKMRDFTSIDALLAYYDSVFETYNELAGISFTPQKATDKNIANRYFAKADKNGYGLGSYGQYHTSDTSASVIDFWLTKGWGGLHEIGHGYQGTFMNDETFTTGEVWNNIYANTMQKKANGADYYNGWLYNGNIAAVEAAFNKQVYVNKTPANDWNVHDKLYLLTLIKDKAGDKAFQHFNQSHRTAVNAKTLEEKPRFLDLLNKYFGESSHYNFAAYLELVQGSMSLNGKTEALYSENKAVYPLASLFSGDNLAKARKDIALDTKWGLVSNAQLEKYKVTTTMNIQLAIDDFAEIKGKVLKIKDGADVVREVKITTPTVTLKNMPIGIYSLDIPTGITRSYEPSTNYLAVSDASNSTTITMNELQTSDIATQQLVFKGLSDNVFATASVDPEKGNLTFAVTKADPHFYFAGEYVAIEVVNELGQSVFKRSINGAKTETGKTQIAIKPGYTIKVMHPEPNRFGITGAPAKLTNTSQNQVFKVTKYGLTSDVTGVTAQDALANYKTKLVTFAATINDNAIYKNEDYIILKSMLKKGIAYLPDTDSDKAAYQKKYADLLTPKNENTSNLLSGEQFQFQLKGHSDREFANMRINLDTNKATITQNAGEPHWYFLDAYASIKINKANGKEIFKKDFVGRGSVPATQDNVTIAVGDFITVTHQEFDIRLFLKNEETGETYSTYKTATYLVTADGLKKVDTSEIPTPTKDPNELDGQKFQVDFKGYSDRLFATMALDLQKEQATITQHAGQVHWVFPDAYASIKIYNTRGKQVYAKDFIGQDVAPSSLDNVSISEGYYVTVTHKEPMLRLAITNPDTKEAFAVSVKATYKVTPYGLLKVDENSIPAQSVADLVGKNFAYKFLGYADVNFANLAVNLDTMELTFSQNSGQAHIYVDKTKPYATVEVRDDDGRVVYKYDVFGSENVAAFKKNIKLETGYYLIITHLEANVNRLKLSVGTADQGTLPSQNVYEIVDNGLAKKTLSDIPKTN; this is translated from the coding sequence ATGAAGAATCGTAAAATCAGAACGATCTTTATGTCTATTTTGTTGCTTGCGGTAGTTACAATTGCGACTACAATGGGGATAAAAGCAGAAGCAGCAAAAATGGAGAAAAAACTATACACGCTGGAGAATCCGACGTGGCTGAGAAATCAGGGGTTTACGAAGGGATTGGATCACGATAAACAAGGGTTAGGCGTGGTACTACCGAAAAACGAGACGATTGAGATTCGCCAAGTCAACACGAATTTCAAAGGGAACGTCACATTAGAACTATTAAATGAAGATCGGTTAGAGGAGAGTGCCACAACAATCGGCAGCTCGTGGGTAACAGTAACAGCTACCACTGACTCGGTGCCATTTGTCAGGACAACATACACGTCAGATCCGAATCCGCCAATCGTCGAATACAAAGTGAGCGATGCGGCTCCGGCATTGCCAACATTTAATCAAGGCGATAACGAGGCAGACTTTTTCAAAAAATGGGACGAAACGAACGCGAGTTTTGGTTTAATCGGCAATAAATACATCCAAATTCTAGTGCCAAAAGGAGACAAGCCGTACCTCAAAAAAATGAGAGACTTCACTTCCATCGATGCGTTACTAGCCTATTATGACAGTGTATTCGAAACTTACAACGAGCTCGCAGGCATATCTTTTACGCCACAAAAAGCGACAGATAAAAACATCGCGAATCGTTATTTTGCAAAAGCAGATAAAAACGGCTACGGCTTGGGATCTTACGGGCAGTATCACACCTCGGACACAAGCGCATCAGTCATTGATTTTTGGTTAACAAAAGGTTGGGGTGGGCTTCATGAAATTGGGCATGGCTACCAAGGTACGTTCATGAACGATGAAACCTTTACGACAGGAGAAGTTTGGAATAACATTTACGCCAACACCATGCAAAAAAAGGCGAATGGGGCAGATTACTATAACGGCTGGCTTTATAATGGCAATATAGCCGCAGTAGAAGCCGCTTTTAATAAACAAGTCTACGTGAACAAAACACCGGCAAACGATTGGAATGTGCACGATAAACTGTATCTTCTGACGCTCATCAAAGACAAGGCAGGAGACAAAGCGTTCCAACATTTCAACCAATCACATCGTACGGCGGTAAATGCGAAAACGCTAGAGGAGAAGCCACGATTCCTAGATTTACTGAATAAATATTTTGGCGAATCGAGTCATTATAACTTCGCAGCCTACTTAGAATTAGTACAAGGTTCGATGTCTCTAAACGGAAAAACAGAAGCGCTCTACTCTGAAAACAAAGCTGTTTATCCATTAGCATCACTCTTTTCCGGTGACAATTTGGCAAAAGCGAGAAAAGACATTGCTTTGGACACCAAATGGGGCTTAGTAAGTAACGCTCAACTGGAAAAATACAAGGTCACAACCACGATGAATATCCAATTGGCCATCGATGATTTCGCGGAAATAAAAGGGAAGGTATTAAAAATCAAGGACGGCGCGGACGTTGTGCGGGAAGTGAAGATTACAACGCCAACCGTGACGCTTAAAAATATGCCAATCGGAATCTATTCTTTAGACATCCCGACTGGAATCACGCGCTCATACGAACCATCAACGAATTATTTGGCTGTATCAGACGCTAGTAATAGCACGACTATCACAATGAACGAGCTACAAACATCAGACATCGCAACACAACAACTGGTTTTTAAAGGCCTAAGTGATAACGTTTTTGCTACAGCATCCGTGGATCCTGAAAAAGGAAATCTGACTTTTGCTGTTACGAAAGCAGATCCACATTTTTATTTTGCAGGCGAATATGTCGCTATCGAAGTAGTCAATGAACTAGGGCAGTCTGTTTTCAAGCGGAGTATAAACGGTGCTAAGACCGAAACTGGGAAAACTCAAATCGCGATTAAACCAGGCTACACAATCAAAGTGATGCACCCAGAGCCAAATCGGTTTGGTATTACCGGAGCACCAGCTAAGCTCACAAACACCTCGCAAAATCAGGTTTTCAAAGTAACGAAATACGGTCTAACAAGTGATGTGACAGGCGTTACAGCACAAGATGCACTAGCAAATTACAAAACGAAATTAGTCACTTTCGCAGCAACAATCAACGACAACGCCATATATAAAAACGAAGACTATATTATCCTAAAAAGCATGTTGAAAAAAGGTATCGCTTACCTGCCAGATACAGACAGCGATAAAGCGGCCTATCAAAAGAAATACGCAGACCTGCTGACACCTAAAAATGAGAACACATCAAATCTATTGAGCGGTGAGCAGTTCCAATTCCAATTGAAGGGCCATAGCGACAGGGAATTTGCTAATATGCGTATCAATCTAGACACAAATAAAGCAACGATTACCCAAAACGCCGGCGAACCTCATTGGTATTTCCTAGACGCATATGCTTCCATCAAAATCAACAAAGCAAACGGGAAAGAAATTTTCAAGAAAGATTTCGTGGGGCGGGGTTCAGTTCCAGCAACGCAAGACAACGTAACCATCGCGGTCGGTGATTTTATAACGGTAACGCACCAAGAATTCGATATACGCCTTTTCTTGAAGAATGAAGAAACGGGAGAAACTTACAGCACGTATAAAACAGCAACATATCTTGTGACGGCGGACGGACTTAAAAAAGTAGACACATCGGAAATCCCGACACCAACGAAAGATCCAAATGAACTAGACGGTCAAAAGTTCCAAGTCGATTTCAAAGGATACAGTGACCGACTTTTCGCAACGATGGCGTTAGATTTACAAAAAGAACAAGCAACCATCACGCAACATGCTGGGCAAGTACATTGGGTCTTCCCAGACGCGTATGCCTCCATCAAGATTTACAATACGCGCGGCAAACAAGTATATGCGAAAGACTTTATCGGGCAGGATGTTGCACCAAGTTCTCTAGATAATGTCAGTATCAGTGAAGGATATTATGTCACGGTTACGCATAAAGAACCTATGCTGAGATTGGCAATCACAAATCCCGATACAAAAGAAGCCTTTGCAGTTAGCGTGAAGGCGACATATAAAGTAACGCCATACGGATTACTAAAAGTAGATGAAAACAGTATTCCAGCGCAAAGTGTAGCCGATCTTGTAGGGAAAAACTTCGCGTATAAATTTCTAGGTTATGCCGATGTAAACTTCGCTAATTTAGCGGTAAATCTTGATACGATGGAACTAACATTCTCGCAAAATAGCGGACAAGCCCATATCTATGTTGACAAAACAAAGCCGTACGCGACGGTAGAAGTAAGAGACGATGATGGTCGTGTGGTTTATAAATATGACGTGTTCGGCAGTGAGAATGTAGCGGCTTTCAAGAAAAACATCAAGCTAGAAACAGGATATTATTTGATTATCACGCATTTAGAGGCCAATGTGAACCGTTTGAAATTGAGTGTAGGCACTGCGGATCAAGGAACTCTGCCAAGTCAGAACGTGTATGAAATTGTGGATAATGGATTAGCTAAGAAGACATTGTCCGATATACCGAAAACGAATTGA